The nucleotide sequence ATTTAAAATTGCTACTGTAATATTGTTACTGTATAGATTATTgactaaaataatattttaaaattgCTACTGTATAGGCCATTGCTACTTTAAAATTGATACTGCATGTGCCATTAATTGCTAAACAACCTTATATTTTGCGAGTATTATTCAAATTTTTGTTTGTGTTTTGGGcgcgacccgacccgacccgacccgatttGACCAGACACATTTAATATTTTGTGCAAGAAAGTTATCAAATAAATTTTTGGAACCCCATTGGATTTTGATCTTAGAATCGCCACTGGCGACAAGTTGTGCATGTGTTAATTTTTGCTAAAATGGTCAACGTAGCTTTGCCGCTAATACTATATATGTCAAATTATGATCTATTACCTGGAACCATCGTCATGCCCGTGCGTTGAGTCTTTGTTCACACCATTAACAAAATTACAAATTcctatttatttaaataataaataattaaaaactttGAGTACCAGAGCTTGAACTGTTTTTTTCCTATATGTTGACCAgaatattactcttattatttaAAGACAAAATTACTAATATAGTCCTTGTAGTTTGTCCAAAATTTTTTATTTGATCCCTGTAGTTTTATACAAGGTCAATACCTATGGTTTGCAAATCTTGCTAATTAGTCCGGACCGGCTCGCGtgttgcggcgggggctttcggcctgcgtattcatatttaacgtagcgttgtgtatttacagagggaaaCACGGCCCATGTGGTAAGTGCCGTTTTGAATGTCGTTGTGTTAAGCTTTTttgaaaaagtatccgtttcgaacgtagttagttttgttttgttcaataaattttttcgagtgtaacgttgttgtcgaaaaaatttaactcgcggcgaacagaaagatacgggctgtcgttgtgtttagcattttttaaaaagtgtccgtttcgcgtatagttagtcccattGGGTTcgcaagattttttcgagttgaacggtggtctcgaaaaaatttaactcgcgccgagcgagaagatagggcccgttataaatttgggtggaattaatttcttttattttaataaaattatatatttacactttttacccctaaaaaattgtaaacttgagggaccgttgcgtaaatatagccgaagttgagggTTCGCTTGTAATGTgagcgcaaactcaaaacgacagtccgatataactgaaacgacaGAAAAGGCCACGCCTTTTAGTATCAAAACTCAAAGGGATCAAAACTCAAAAGGATCCCAATTTATTTTTCAAACTAATTATACACGATTTAGTGGTGTTTACCTTGAAAAGACTATTAATCTTGAATATATATGGGTTATGTAGTTAAATTTAGTGATATCATATACAATTAAAAGAGTATTATGTGATAAAAATTTCTAAATTTGCAGCGTTACCGGACCCACTTCTTATGAAGTAGATACGCCACTgaatgacaacaacaacaacatcgctAGATTCGTCACCACTATCACCATAACGATTTTTGAAGTGGTTGTGTTTGGATATGTTCTTCTATTCTCACCGCAGACAATTATTGTTTCGATTTGGATTTATTTTAGATATGAATAATTAGCGACAAAGTATTTCATTTGGAAGGAATTCGTGAGATTATGTTTTGTTTCTGCAATTTGGTTTGTCTCAACGCCATTGCTTCAGACCCTAGAAACTAGTGATGGTTCAAGATGAAGAGGAAAGGTAATTGACTAAATTACCCTCATGTGAATGACACATGCCAAAATTTAACGGATTTTTTCAACAACTGACAGTACGAGAGAAAATTGTGTATAGCATAGGGACTATTCTAGTCGGAGAAAAATCACAACGACCAAACCAGTAATTTGGACAAACTAAAAGGACTATCTTAGTTTTTTCATTTATAAAAGAGCATATTGAAGGCAATGAAATTGTAGGCTGTAATTATACAAAACGTGCTAATGTGTTCAATGTTGTAATTCTTATAGTGCTAATGTGTCGTTCATATTATTTAGAACGAACATAGTTTCTCTAGAGATCGTTATGATCTGTTCAATGTTGCTCCACCGGAACCTCggttcttttatatatatacatattaatatttttgccaaatatatatatatatatatatatatatatatatatatatatatatatatatatatatatatatatatatatatatatatatatatatatatatatacaaaacgtGCATTTGTGCAATTATGAATTATGTTTTGTTTTAAGTTTTATCTCTTTCCTAAAGAACACAAACTTTATATGGAGTAATCGATGTCATTGGATGGTCATATTTTATGAAGTATTCATTGAATTCGATTGCTTACTAACTTATTATCGATATTTAGAAGTGTGGAAATGATCGTTGTATTCACGAAATTATCATGTATAATGTCGGTTaaataaaatagtttttataatgTACATGTACGCTTCACGGTATATAATTAATTAAGTCTAATCAGCGGCGGATCTAAGAATCGTAATCACTGGTAGCACTAGTTAAAAACTCAAAATAATATACACTATCCAATAGTATCATTAGTTGAAAGCCTATTTTTTTTTGCGTATTTTAGTAGTAGCTGTGTTACCACTGGTTTAAAGTAAATCCGCCATGAGTCTATTACTTATTATTTCACTTTAATCTAATATTATTTTTTAGTCAAGAAGGCGATCGTAACAATCAAGGCTACTTCTGAAAGAACCGATGTACCGACAGGATCATACATTTTCGAACACATCGAGTTGTCGAAACACCACTATCTACcagaaaatatattgatatttaaaaaaaattataaatttattAAAAGTATCTCCTTAACCTAACGGGgagatgattctaacacaccctttttatcctcacacacctattttaaccttttactcttctaataatactccatttctttaaattggtgtgtgaggatcaaaaaagtgtgtgtgagaatcatcccctaacGTAAGTTACTAGAGTAAAACCCTTAATAAAATAAACGTGCAAAATGATTTTTTGAAATTGTATTTATATAATGACAAATCAGTGCTAGTCAACTTGGCTGGCTAGTATTTGGCTGCGGCTGATGGACCCTCATCACTCCAATTTGCCCCTTTTTGTCATCTTCCTCTACCCTTCATTCCACCCTTATTTAAGCCTTCATTCCCTTCCCATTCATGTCAACATACTTAATACTCAACTCTATCTGTTATAACTACTAAAGCACgaaaatttataataaaaaaaatggtCAGAGCTCCATGTTGTGAAAAGATGGGTTTGAAGAAAGGCCCATGGACACATGATGAAGATACAATACTAATCAACTACATTAACCTTCACGGTCATCCGAATTGGCGCGTTCTTCCTAAACTAGCCGGTATATTACAAAAAACATGATCATTGAAAGGTACTTGAGTTTAATGATCAATGATAGTTTCAAGAACGAATCttttttgtgtttgtgtttgtgttgatCTTTTAGGCTTGCTAAGGTGTGGAAAAAGTTGTAGGCTAAGATGGACTAATTACTTGAAACCGGATATTAAAAGGGGTAACTTTAGTAGGGAAGAAGAAGAAATGATCAAACAATTACACACGGTTATGGGAAATAGGTACGTGCGTGTATATATAAACAAATACTCCGTAATTCTTTCAAGTAAGATTAAGGgactgtttacttttttttttgtaTTAAGTCATGTTTTCACATGTGGTGTCTGATTTTATGTATTGTAGAAACAAACTATTTTTTAGATTAAGTGACAAAAAAGAATAAGTTTACTTACTATATTAAGAGctctacatatatatattattaagtggaAAATAAACAAGTCTTAAAACTTATAACTTCGTATATTTATTTTTCTGATCTTGTATGTTACATAAATTGTAGATGGTCAGCTATTGCAGCAAGACTACCGGGAAGAACGGATAACGAGATTAAAAATGTATGGCATACACATTTAAAGAAGCGCGCAAACTCAAACCTTAATTCCAAATCCTTGAAATCTCTAAAAAAAGTTGAACAACTAATTGTTGAAGATGATAAAGAAGAAAGTGGCCGATTATCACCATTTGATACAAATTCAAGCAGTCAAGAGAGTTACAGTGAGATTGATTCGCCACAACCTTCTAGTGCTAGTTATAATTCTTCAACGCCTACAAGTCCAAATAATTATGATGAAACTTTGAGCATTGATGACATGGATGATGAATTTTGGTCGGAAGTATTTTCAGGTGAGGATTTCGACGAGTTACCGGTGGGCCATGAAAACATTGGTCAACTTCCAAGTGGATGTGGGTACGAGTCAAATTTGCACGATGACGTGGACTTTTGGTTCAACATGTTCACAAGAGGAGTCGATTTGTCACAAATTTAAAAGCCGACAAAGATGTTTGTCACATTTTCGTTTTTTTTATTTACAAATTAATTCTAACATCTTAATTGTAATTTGGGTGCAAAGACACCGTTATACTTGTTACAAAAACTAACAGTGTTCTTGCCTTATTTAATCTCTGATCATAGTCCTGCTATAGTTAGCATTACTAGGGGTGTGAATGCTATCAAAAAGTCTTTTAGGTTTATGAATTACATTGCCTATAAGGATGAGTTCTTGGATGTTGTTAAAGAGGTTTGGGATCAAGCGATTAGTGTTATGCTATGTTTAGAGTGGTAAAGAAGTTAAAGTACTTAAAGAAGGGGTTGAAAAGGTTGAACTGGAAGAATGGTAATCTGCATGATAATGTTAATTTGTTGAAGTCTAAACTCAAAGGGATTCAAAAGGAGATTGATGATAACCCTTTTGATCCTATTCTTAGGGATAGAGCTAAAATTTGTCTTGAGGAATATGAGAGTGCTAAGGTTGATGAATTTAGATTGATGCAGCATAAATCTAAACTGGACTGGCTTACTCATGGTGATAGGAACACAAAATTTTTCCATAGTGTGCTCAAGAGTAGGCAACAGAGGAGTAGAGTGGATAGTATATGTGATGATTTTGGCATGAGATATTATGATGATCAAGTAGCTGAGCAATTTGTGTTGCATTTTAAGAACTTTTTGGGGAATGGGTCAAATGTGTCACCTTTTGAAGAATTGGGTGATATATTTACTAAAAAGATCCCTGCAGATGTTGCTAGTAGCATGGTTATGGAGGTGTCTGATGCTGAGATCAAACATGCCAtttttgatattgatattaataaagcCTCTGGCCCAGATGGCTACTCTTGTTTTTTTCAAAAAACTTGGCCTATTATTGGAAATGAGGTATGCACTGCTGTAAGAGAATTCTTTGTGACAGGAAAATTACTTGGTGAACTTAATGCAACTCTAATTGCCCTTATTCCCAAGATAGCCACCCCTAATAAGGTATCTGACTTTAGGCCTATTGCATGTTGCAATGTGTTGTATAAATGTATTAGTAAAATACTCACTGAAAGGATCAAAGTTGGGTTAGATTTGGTGGTCAACCATAGTCAAACTGCTTTTATTCCAGGAAGGAGTATACAAGATAATATCATGATCACCCAAGAGCTATTGAAAGGATATAATAGGGTGAATGGTCCTAAAAGGTGCACAATGAAGATTGATATACAAAAAGCTTATGATACAGTCAATTGGAAATTTCTGGAAAAGGTGTTGATCAAATTTGGATTCCATGAACAAATGGTAAAGTGGATAATGACGTCTGTAACAACCACCAGGTTTTCAATTTGTGTGAATGGGGGTATCCATGGCTTTTTCAAAGGTGGTAGGAGTTTGAGACAAGGGGATCCAATCTCTCCTTGTCTATTTACCCTTATCATGGATGTCTTTAGTCTTATAGTGACTAATAAGATAAACAAATCTCCACAGTTTAAATTTCATCATGGCTGTAAAAGAATGAAGCTTTCACACATGTGTTTTGCAGATGATTTGCTGGTTATGTGTTATGGGGATGCTGCCTCTGTTGCTGTGTTAAAAGATGCTTTAGATTCATTTAGTCAAGTGT is from Rutidosis leptorrhynchoides isolate AG116_Rl617_1_P2 chromosome 10, CSIRO_AGI_Rlap_v1, whole genome shotgun sequence and encodes:
- the LOC139873411 gene encoding transcription factor MYB14-like, with the translated sequence MVRAPCCEKMGLKKGPWTHDEDTILINYINLHGHPNWRVLPKLAGLLRCGKSCRLRWTNYLKPDIKRGNFSREEEEMIKQLHTVMGNRWSAIAARLPGRTDNEIKNVWHTHLKKRANSNLNSKSLKSLKKVEQLIVEDDKEESGRLSPFDTNSSSQESYSEIDSPQPSSASYNSSTPTSPNNYDETLSIDDMDDEFWSEVFSGEDFDELPVGHENIGQLPSGCGYESNLHDDVDFWFNMFTRGVDLSQI